TGATGATTCGTATCAAAATACATAGGTTGTCTCACACCCACAGTACTATTGGAAATGTAATCGTAAcacaaaatacattttctatgCATAATATGAGGGAGACCTTTATGGAGGATGGGCTCAACTGTTATACCGTATTAGATGTAGGATGCAGGCATAATTAATTGCAAATATTGCTCTAACATTTCCAAGAAATCTACTGGAACAGGGGAGAAGAGCTCTTATTTGGCCGCCACCACCAAGTCTACGGTATCATCTTCTGCAGATTTCTTCAACCTCTCTGCGGCTTTCcggacctatatatatatatacacacacacacacacgcatagGCATtgtaaatgattaaaaaaaaaaaaaaaagaggcaatttaaataaataaaaataataatgaaattacctCAATATTCCAATCTGTTCTGGCCGTCAGTATAATTAGAGTTATTGTTTGCAGAAGAACTCCAATGATCAGTCCCCACCAGATTCCCTGACAAAGGCCACCATGCAATTTGCGTCACATCCCATTATTCTTTACTTATAATGAATGACACACAAATATACAAGTAATActttgggagagagagagagattcgaCTTACTGCTACTCCTAGACTAGTTTTGAAGCCAAGAACACATCCAATTGGAAGACCGATGAGATAGTAAGTGGCTATGTTAACATAAGCCACCACAGATTGCCATCCACTTCCAATTGCCACGCCTAAaattccaaagaagaaaataaaggaaaaaatgcTTATATATAATGGAAGGACATGGCCCatggtctttattttctttttcatctaaATATGTTAGAATATTAGAGGTCTTATGTTTATACCCTGACTTCGTCtcgtttaattaaatattctactaATAAGTTTGACTTACATGTGAAAGAcagtgttagaatataatttaattttagggAACAAATGGTGAGTTAACacgagaaaaaattaaaattcattatgtaatataaaaaactGAAAGAGATAAGTATGTAAATCTAGAAAGTTAAAGGGATGAGAAGAAACAAATTTAGTTATTAACGGTATATAAACATAATCTTTGTTTTGTTATGTTTGTCTTTTTGTACCATACGCGTTTGTGACATTACCTGAGAGTATAGGTTGAATGCCATTTAAAAAAACAGAAATGGCGAGCAATGGGGTCAGGGTGGACACAGCCTTTATGACCTCAGCGTCAGATGTAAAGAGTGTGCTCAATGCAACCCGGAATACTAGAACAATTATGCTGAAAACTGTACTAATGAGTATGGTGGTCGAATTCACCACCAGTACTGAAAATTTTGCAACCTTGGCATGTCCAGCCCCAAGCTCATTACTGATTCTGACACTGCAACCCACCGAAAATCCGTATCATTGATTGTGATTTTAAATCGACCAGtaacaaatattttacaaattttttaagattccattcaagaacaagaatttggaaatcttAACATTAACAGACCTGGTTGCTGCGCTTAGTCCCAACATGAACTCAATGTCCCAGTTCAAGTAATTCATACTGAAATCATGTACAGTTTAGACATTAGAATATTCAAGAAAGTTAACAATTCAGCGTTTGTTAAAAACGCAgaatacatgaaaaaataaaagaaaagagtaagAAGTCATAGGGTTGAGCGTTGACGTACCAAACAGAAATAGAGTCTAGTGAGATTGTAGGGTTGGGGAGGAGCCCTGATATAAGTACCAATCCTTGGCTGTACCATATCTCCAAGCTACATCAATATTATGATGAAGGTCAGTATATTCTTGAACACagagaagaagataaaaatattagagaGGAGCAAGAGAGGCAAATTTTCTACCACAACATGACAGCAGAAGCGACAGTGATCTTTAAATAAGGCCAAATCCCTTTGAAGGCTTGGATAGAGAAACCTGTCCAAGTTTCCTTGCAAGAGGGGCTTAGAAGAATATAAAGACTAGTAACAAAGACAAGAATCCACCAAGACAAGCTTTGTGTTAGAGCAGCCCCCACAAGTCCGTAGTCTAAGACGTATACTACCAACCACGAGAGGAGAATGTGCAATAGGAATACTCCACAAGACATGAATGCCAGAGGATTTACAATGTTCTGTGCTTGGAGGAACCTTTGCATCGGGCAGTATATTGCAAATGCATAGAGTTGGGGTATCAAACCGTGCGCAAAAATCTGGCCTTGCTCAGCTATGCTCTCCGATTGTCCTATGGCTATCAGGATGGGGCCAGAGTACCAGTAGAGAAAGGTGAGGAGGACTGCTGCTCCCAGGTGCAAAATTATGGCCTTTTGGCAGATGATCCCCATTGCCGGGTACTTCTTCGCTCCATATGCTTGTCCACACACGGTCTGTACAGCGCTGGCCATGCCCAACTGCGTTTTTGAGAAGGAAATATCAAAGTTCAGAACATAGTTGGAATAACAAAAACTACTCAAAACTTGCTGCAACAATTTATGAATATCGACGTACAGTAAGTGTGCAAAAACCACAAAAACTAATTTCAATCgaagtagaaaaaaaattaaaggaaatcacACCATAATCCCATAAGCTAGACCTTGCATTCCAACACTAGCTATGGAGGCCCCAGCAAGTTCCAAGGTTCCCAAATGGCCAGAGAAAATCAGGGTCACAAAGCTTAGCATGTAATTACATAGCTCAACTACAATGGATGCCCAAGACAGAAGCCAGAGGATCCTTGACTCCCACGCCACTAACCGAAGCCACAATCGGAATTCCAAAGGACGGCGTTCCAAAGTCTCTTCGACAGCATCGGAGGACATGCCGGAAACCCGATTGTGGGTGGGGAGTCCATGTAGCAGCGGCTGGTACTCTGCGGAGCCCATGATATGATTCGAAGCCCTGGAAAATTAAGAGTTGAGGGTACTTTTGAATGAACGGGAAACAAGTGCATACAACGTGAATATGAAGGCCTCCAAAGATCAGctaccatttttattttagggttttgcCCCAGTACTAGAGTTCAGCTACCACTCCAAGAACCTGGTGCTCACCAACCAGTTCTCTCTCCTCTGTATCTGCAAATGTAGGTTTGATGCagacaaacaaaacaaatagggGAGAATTGTCGCTGAAGCTAACGGCGTCGTCTGAATACtgaagaagatattttattattatttgtcgCGTTAGGCATATAAATTACctctttccattttattttacttaataattataaattttttaaatttttatttaaaatataatagataattaattttttttttcaaatcttaaaataaaaattatattataataatattaaaaaattataatttaataattttttaataatttttaatttttattttatttcctttgtgtaactaaatgaattatttaattttgaatggatatataaaacaaatcatccatatcatttaaattataagattaaaataaacATCCAAGCCATAcatactcattaaaaaaaaaaaaaaacaggtagtagaatatataaatcattttttcaaaatatttaatttttgtttttaaaaattataatagtatgagattgtaaaataaaattcaaaattattcatttaataTTGATATAAGTGTTATCATTAATGATGCAAAGAAGGAAGCTACTGGTAAGTGGTGAGCTGGTGGCTTCATCAAcctgtaatttaattaatattaaggtaCAAATTTGGATAAACAAATAGCTCATCTTTATCGTCTTGCTTCTAGAATGTTTTGTCGTAAGGATAATTAGCAACTTCTGATTTTTTGTCTCAATCCttcaatttatatttaaaaattaaaatataatatggtCACTGTttcatcaattaaaaaaataaaaatattagagtcACCGACAGTTGGGttcagataatttttttatttaataattaaaatttttttttaataatattataaatttttaatactgttcttaaaaaattattattatagaataaatttatagctATATAGGTAGTGTCCTTTTCTGcctgtaattataaattatatataataatgcatGACATTATTTATTGCTACAAAGCTCACAAATCTATAGAAATTTTTGTCTGAATTTATCAGTGTTAAATAAATcggaaatagaataaaaatttaaatatgaagttgaagaataatctttttactttatttttctgGAATATTTTGGGCATTACGATTTGCAGCCCTTTAGGGCTCGCCTAGAGTTGGAGTTTAcgtcaaaagagagagagaaaagacaaCATCCATAACTTGTGCCAGTCATTTCTGCCTGAAACTTGTGTCAGGTCTGAACCAAGACTCTTGAAAGTTGACAAGCAAGCACGTTTTTCTAgaagtgaaaaaaaatgaaaaagatggaTGTGTTGATCAGTACCCGAGAAACGACAAGATTTGGATACGAAAGTTGTATCATTCTTGAGATCATCACAAAAGAAAAGAGTGAGGTATTGTTTCACGGATGGTGCTACGGCCACCGCTAGAGTTCTCGTtgggttaatttttttttatttttatattatttttttaatatttttaaatatttaaaaaaatataaaaaatttacaataatattaaataatttttacttaatcattaaaaaaaagaaaaaaaaatggaagcaaTAGCTCCCAGCGGGATCTCCCAACAAAAAAATCtagcatttttcttgttttactgtataaaatttttatcttattattataatttttttaaaatttttatataaaatataataaataatttaattttttttatttttttaaattttaaaataataataatattttaatatttaattttaaaaatcaaaatttttattcaaacaatttaaGTGACCAAGAAAGGAAAAATCGTGGCCAAGCAAGGGAAAATCCCTAAAGTTCGCCTAATTCTTGGAATGAAGCCTCGATttgaaagaatttttctttccaatcaATCTTTCAAATCCTCTAATGGATTTGTCTGTTTTGTTTAATGGTCAGATGATGCATGGGTTACATGCATTGGGTATATTACCATTttaagggaggaaaaaaaaatttgtccaataaattaaccaaaaaagGAGACTAATATCAATGGCCATAGAAAAAGAGACCCATTAAACGTGTTCCTACTTTTCGAGTCTCCGGAGAGAATCATGTTGGCAGTTGGCCGCTACATCTGTCATCTAGACCTTTGCTAGCTACCACTCTTATCTGATCTTTGTGGGTTAACATCATGATTCTTACCCTCAATATTCATTAAGTCATTATGAGAATGCATGCCCACTATTTTATATCGTTTGCAGTAGTGGCAATGGACATTACATGATGGCTCTCGCTCCTGATCAGCAACCAATTAATTAAGTTCATGATCGATCATACCGAATCCCCCAAATACAATATTCGCttgaagcatgcatgcatggcaattGTCCTTTTCGAAGAAAAttccttttatttatatatatacacacacacataataGTTGTAGTAGTAACGTTCAAGCACGTTCTCCTAGCTAGTTGAGGAAGAAAATATAGTGAAATAATATgtcaaacaaaatgaagaagCTAGGGCCTCCTGATGATCCTACAGTTGGCAAAGCTCAAGAGGCCTTAGACCTTGTATCAGCACTTAGGGCTCACTTGTCAATAGAAAGCGTGTGGGAAGGATTAGACCAGCTTGAAGAGTTGATGTTATACATGTTAAGGACGTGTTCTTCTATCACAAATGCAACCGCTCACTTGCAAATGTTAAGAAGGCTCCGGCATGCTACATAAACACctcgatgcttaagtcagtaagTGTATTACTCAAGTAATTCagaatttaaagatgaatagtCTTTAGGATTAGCTAGTATATATAAAGGGTTcctattaaattaaatcaacaatATATGAGACTACTTTCATGTGATGTCTATCATGTACTGTGTTTATCAACTTAAATAATCTCTAAGCAACCGAAACAATTACGTACGTGCATGAAACTCACTCCTTCCTAAGTAAAGAAGGGTGTAGTGTGCAGATCCCTACTGGGCCTGGGCTATTTAGTTTAGGCTTGCTTACAGAGGGCTTTTATATTGGTCTTAAATATAAGGATCCTCTAGCCACCCGCTAATTCCCTTCGCTCTATGACGTGGGGAATTTATGTTGATAAATTTTACAAacgtatttttattatttttatagatattttcttGGCGTATACCTTGCTATGGACCCCTTTTCATTTCAAGCCCCATTTTTAAGCAGCCCATATCCCATCTGCAAACTGCGAAGTACCCCGCTATCCTTTCACATTTCTCTTTTTACGTTGtttcacattttcaaaaatcGAAGAGCCCTCATGATTTACTGTTGACGTAGCGTCGATAAGGGTTTCGTGTGACGGTTACTTTTTTGTTCCAGTGTTAGGTCATGATGTCTACAGCTGGCGTTTCGTATTCACCCCTTTTAAATACCCGTATGCCAATCTCTTTTATTCTTCCCCTTACTTACTTCCTTTCCTTGTTCCCATTCTTGCTTGTGCTTTCTCTCTGTTCTTGTTCCTTGGCGTTTGTCCATCCcgtcttcttcattttcttgtcaTTCTCTCTCAAATTTCCATGGCCGAATACGATGGCAACTCTAAGCAACCTTCTCCAACACCAAACGCCCCAGTCTTTGATGGGTATGGATGGAGTTTAGCCCTAAGACAGAAGAATCTTCCAGCGATTCGAGATGAATTCTGCATCCCTGAAGATGTAGTGCTGGAGGTTCCTCCATCTGGATGCTGCGATGACGAAGGGTTCGTAGGCAAAGTTACTCTAACCACATTCCTTCTGTCTCATGGGCTGAGACTCCCTTTCTATCGCCCTTTTCGCAACGTTTTGGATTTACTCGGTTTGGAGCCTGCTCAACTACATCCCTTCGCATTGATGACTTATCTTTGCGCCTGCATAGTTTTTCATATGGTCTTGGAGCCCCTCAGGGATATTTAACCCGACTTGATTACTCAAGAATTCTTGTCCTTTTATAATGTGAGGCCCACCACCAAAGGTAATGTTGCTAgcttttgcaagaaaaataaaaggcagACGTTGGTTCGATTTGAGACTCGGCACTCGAATGTCAAAAACTAGACGAGTAGGTTTTTCTTCATCACTAGCCAGGGTTGGGAGGTTCCCTCCTTTGAAGCCCCTTTAAGAGATTTTCCAGTTGGGGTGATTTGGGGTGCCCTTCCTGATGAAAAGAGTTTGTGGGCAAATATGGAGCCTTTGTCAATTCGGGAGCTTACCCGAATTGAGACTGTCTGCTCCTGGGTTCAGGCTTACCCTGACCAGCTTTGGACTGATTTCCTGCTGACGCTCACCCACATTGATTGGTTCCTTATGTCCCAACCGCTCCCATGTTCAGGGGCGCTCATTCTTGATTTCAGCCACAATTCCTCTCCCTAAATTTGACAAACTTTTAGAGAAAGGTAAGAAGAATGGTCAAGCCGcacaagaaaagaaggaaaataaaaaggcGGTCTGAAAAGGAAGAAGGCGAAGATAAAAAGGAGAAGatgagcaagaaagatagggaggagaaaaaggaaaagagagagaagaaagagagaaaggagaaagaaaaagagagaacaagCAAAAGAAAAGGGCTCGTGCCAATGACTCCTCTCCCCTTGCGCCCAAGCAAAAGGAAACTCTGGCACCCTCAGAGGATGACCACATCTAAGCACCTACCCTGCCAGTCACTGCTACACTCCCCGTGCTTGGTGGTTCTCCCATGCGGCTACATTCTCCTAACTTGGGAGATGCTGAGGGCTTGGCTAGTTTGGCCCACTCAGATCTAGCCGCCACCTTCTAGCTTGAGCCCCCAACAGGTGCGCACCCTGGCGTCCAGCCCTATATTTGAATTCCCCATTTTTAAAAACCTGGTAGGGGAGGGCGAGTTGGACGCTAAAGTTGCGATTGCCCTCAAATTGGACCCTACCATGGGCGAGGAGGTTCGTTCACCTATGGCTAAGGGACAACAAGTGTCCTTCCTACTGATGGGGAGAACAGAGCTTCTGCCCCCACAGAAGACCTGGGAGATGCTGAAAACCTGGGTGACATGGTCGGGGGCACCCCCTTGCTATGAGGAAGTCTGCGACGAGGTGGGCGCCAGCTCACCCCTCTCAGAGACCCCGCCGATCATTGTCTCTGGGGGCAATACCCCATCGTTGACCGGCAGCAATGAATGCCTCTCACTTGCTTCTCTCTTCGCTCCATCCTTTGGCGGAGATACTGAATCCCTCCTTTTCGAGGGCTTGGGTGGTTTGCTGGGAGAAGACGTTCGCCTAATCGAGACTGACTTGGCCTTCACCAGGACCTGCCTCACATCTGCAAACCTTAGAGATCCCCCAGAAGGAGTGGTGGATTCAACACCGAGGTTTGACAAGATCTCCTTGCCAGGGGGTGTTCCTAGCCCTAAGGAGATCTTTGGCAGAGAGGCCAGCAAGAGTGCCTCCTCTTCTTCTGCCAACACCCAAGCTAAGGCCGCCGCCCAGATTGCTAGCTGTTTAAAAGATTTGCTTTCTAAGGTATCACTAGCAAGCGActtgttttccttctttataTGCTCTTATGAAATTTCTTACTTgagtgcctttttttttttaaacttttgtatGGCATTAATGATCTGGCGGCGCGAATTATGGTGGATCAAACCAGTCTTGAGGAGGAGGTCAGAAAGCAGAgaaaattatgctatattgCCAAACTTGCTTTTGAAAATTGGCAGGTGGATTGATCGGAGATGGATATTTTggcagagaagaagaaggagttgAAGATAGATACTGCTAGAGCAGTTGGAGGGCTACTCCCACTCCTTGCATGTTGACATGGAGATTCTCAAAAGTGAAGTCCTCAACCTCCGCAATGATGTACGCGGTGCCCAAGAGGCGAAGACTATGGATGACTTCACCCTGAGGCTTCTTCAATCAGAAAGGGACTTTGCAAAGTCCCAACTTTCTGATGCTTGGAAAGATTTCGAGTCGGACCTCGCTCGCCTTAATTTTGACCTCCTCGTCCGCAGTAGGGAGTTGGGCTCAACCCGCGAGGAACTGACTCATTCACAGAAGCACAGTCAAGGGCTAGCTCGAGAGTTGGCGGCCGCCTTGAAGAAGACCAGCCTTACCGCCCATGACCTTTCTGAGGCACAGGGGGCCTTGGTAGAACTTCACGAATGCCACCAACAATACAAGGACAGCTACAAGAATTCAGATGAGCAGCTTAGAAAGTCAAATCTAACTTTCCTTGCCAAGGACCAGTAGCTgatcaagaagaagaatgagctaGCTACTACTCAGGTGGAGATTGCCCACTTGCGTGGCCAACTAGCCCTGGCCTCTGCTACCAGGGATCATGCCTTTGCTTTTTGCTATGGAGCTGCCATTTTGAGGCTTAGGTCCCACCTCTTGACCGACCCTGCTATAGACCTCATGACTCTCAACCTAAACTTATTCTTCCTTGAAGCAGCTTCCCATCGCCGAGTTGATACCTTTGGGTGAGACGAGATGCTAGACACTTTCCTTCGCGTACCTCCATTGCCGCTGCCCACTGGGAATGATGCCTCCGCCCCTTAGCTTCCTGGCCCTTTCTTCTCGtttcttaaatatttgtgtattcTTAACATGTTATACGTACTCTttgtattttttacttttgacacTTTTTGTTAATAATAGACTTTGGTTTACCCAAGCCTTGGTGACGAGTATCTGTTATTTTTGTGTTGTGCATCCTTGGCCCTTggccttttgttttatttggatTGCTTGTTCTTTGCCTTCTGTTTTATTTGGATTGCTTGCTTTTGGCCTTCTATCTTACAAGCCGCTGAGACTCATGATAGGTACTTAGGGGGGACGTGTTCTAGTGACCTCTGCgccctttttcatggcaccgcaaGTTGCTAAAACTTGTCATAGGCATTTAAAGGTGGCGTGGTCTAGTGACATCCGCTctcatttttcatggcaccgcaaACTGCTAAAACTTAtcataggtgtttaagggtggcatggtCCAGTGACCTCCCCTTATATCACCCTCTTCGCGACATCTTGGATTTACTTGGTCTGGCACCTGCTCAACTCCATCCGTTCGCATTGAGATCTTATCTTTATGCTTGAATAGTTTTTCATATGGTCTTGGAGCCCCTCCGGTATATTTAACTCGACTTGATTGCTCGGGAGTTATTGTCCTTTTACAATGTGAGGCCCACCACTAAGGGCAATGTTGCTAGCTTTCGTAAGAAAGATAAAGGGTAAAAGTTAGCACTCGAATGCCAAAAACTGGACGAGCAGGTTTTTCTTCATCACTGGCCAGGGTTGGGAGTTTCCTGCCCATGAAGCCCCTTTAAGAGATTTTCCAATTAGGGCGATCTAGGGCGCCCTTCCTAGGTTTGACTCTACATTGCACTGCACCTCTCCCTCACCTTGCTCACTATGACCTAGTACAGTGCCGCTGTGACCAGGTATGGTGGTGTCGTTAAATTCACCATTCTTCCGCCGCAAATCGTCGTTTTCTTTTTTCAGGATTTCCATGGCCTTCAACGCCTTTTTTAGTTTTTCCTCAGTTGCTGCTAGTCGTGCTTCCATGGCTGTTGGCAATATATCCATCTCTTGGTTTGCTAAGGAACGGGTTACAATCGGCATGTGAGAACCACGTTGGTCTGTAATGAGAAACCAAATTCCCCGATCCCACAGAAGGCGCCAATGTTAAGGACGTGTCCTACCACCACAAATGCAACCATTCACTTGCAAATGTTAAGAAGGCTCTAGCGTGCTACGTAAATACTtggatgcttaagtcagtaacttaagta
This is a stretch of genomic DNA from Carya illinoinensis cultivar Pawnee chromosome 3, C.illinoinensisPawnee_v1, whole genome shotgun sequence. It encodes these proteins:
- the LOC122303703 gene encoding protein DETOXIFICATION 41-like, producing MGSAEYQPLLHGLPTHNRVSGMSSDAVEETLERRPLEFRLWLRLVAWESRILWLLSWASIVVELCNYMLSFVTLIFSGHLGTLELAGASIASVGMQGLAYGIMLGMASAVQTVCGQAYGAKKYPAMGIICQKAIILHLGAAVLLTFLYWYSGPILIAIGQSESIAEQGQIFAHGLIPQLYAFAIYCPMQRFLQAQNIVNPLAFMSCGVFLLHILLSWLVVYVLDYGLVGAALTQSLSWWILVFVTSLYILLSPSCKETWTGFSIQAFKGIWPYLKITVASAVMLCLEIWYSQGLVLISGLLPNPTISLDSISVCMNYLNWDIEFMLGLSAATSVRISNELGAGHAKVAKFSVLVVNSTTILISTVFSIIVLVFRVALSTLFTSDAEVIKAVSTLTPLLAISVFLNGIQPILSGVAIGSGWQSVVAYVNIATYYLIGLPIGCVLGFKTSLGVAGIWWGLIIGVLLQTITLIILTARTDWNIEVRKAAERLKKSAEDDTVDLVVAAK